Proteins from a genomic interval of Desulfovibrio desulfuricans DSM 642:
- a CDS encoding radical SAM/SPASM domain-containing protein: MSTLKRAVSILQRKGLAHFCEKAFHFAGSAFRYRFFPHQDKRNTNWHRYIQDLDARVEVMKASPWKLEIESTSVCNLQCIMCSHVFSHPRIGKHFNLELLGRLANMLPAAGEFQLMGSGEPLISPAFWKIMEIIGNNPSYMKPTIGISSNAAAMTPYIAAKLLSSPLREVSFSLDAATPETYRKIRNGDFMRTVEHIRHLLQCRGKDNTKSPRVMLNMTLMRENIDELPQFIKLSHSLGVDAIQFWPLHDYGDIDAEGWNVNRNGWKFNYRDQMLGQDEADAQHANSVLDEAVALSETLGVPIIWPMGGKTHIKPMEKRHTVSAASSTKPAASQRTACPIDCVAPWEWMLVNVNGDVRPCCHVQQTFGNIRLQQPEEIWNGANYREMRRYLAQGKLPPQCRNAACKYARGNWMYSNSTD; this comes from the coding sequence GTGTCCACTCTAAAAAGAGCTGTTTCAATTTTACAAAGGAAGGGCTTAGCCCACTTTTGCGAAAAGGCCTTTCACTTTGCAGGAAGCGCCTTCCGCTACCGCTTTTTTCCGCATCAGGATAAAAGAAACACCAACTGGCATCGCTATATTCAGGATCTCGATGCCCGCGTCGAAGTAATGAAGGCCAGCCCATGGAAACTGGAAATAGAGTCCACCTCTGTCTGTAACCTTCAGTGCATCATGTGTTCTCATGTTTTCTCCCATCCCCGAATCGGAAAGCATTTCAACCTGGAATTGTTGGGCCGCCTTGCAAATATGCTCCCAGCCGCAGGAGAATTTCAGCTCATGGGTTCAGGAGAGCCGCTCATCAGCCCTGCTTTCTGGAAAATTATGGAGATTATTGGCAATAATCCTTCCTATATGAAACCCACCATCGGCATCAGCAGCAATGCTGCAGCCATGACACCATATATTGCCGCAAAACTGCTGAGTTCACCATTGAGGGAAGTAAGTTTTTCGCTTGACGCCGCAACCCCAGAAACCTACCGGAAGATCCGCAACGGCGACTTTATGCGCACGGTTGAGCACATCCGCCACCTTCTGCAATGCCGCGGCAAAGATAATACAAAATCTCCACGTGTCATGCTCAATATGACCCTAATGCGCGAAAACATCGATGAACTACCCCAATTTATAAAGCTGTCCCATTCGCTAGGAGTTGACGCCATACAGTTCTGGCCCCTTCACGATTATGGCGACATTGACGCTGAGGGGTGGAATGTGAACCGCAATGGTTGGAAGTTCAACTACAGAGACCAGATGCTTGGTCAAGACGAGGCAGACGCGCAACACGCCAACAGCGTCCTTGACGAGGCCGTTGCACTTTCAGAAACACTTGGTGTGCCAATCATCTGGCCCATGGGTGGAAAAACCCATATCAAACCCATGGAAAAACGCCATACAGTGTCAGCGGCGTCCTCCACCAAGCCAGCAGCATCGCAGAGAACGGCATGCCCCATTGATTGTGTTGCCCCCTGGGAATGGATGCTGGTTAATGTTAATGGCGATGTGCGCCCGTGCTGCCACGTACAACAAACTTTTGGGAACATAAGGCTACAACAGCCAGAAGAAATCTGGAATGGCGCTAACTACCGTGAAATGCGCCGATATCTTGCTCAAGGCAAACTGCCGCCCCAATGTCGCAATGCAGCCTGCAAATATGCTCGGGGCAACTGGATGTATTCTAATTCCACTGATTAG